The following are encoded together in the Paludisphaera mucosa genome:
- a CDS encoding IS630 family transposase (programmed frameshift), which produces MALKDKRLVRLTDAQRAQLEKMTAGGRHAAAALVHARILLKADVGPGGPGWGDAAIAEAVECSEGTVARVRKRFAEGGFEAAVHRRKPTGRQYRKLDGAQEARLVALACSAPPDGKARWTLKMLADRLVEVEAVDAVSDETVRRVLKKTRPKPWLKQQWVIPPKADAEFVRAMEGVLEVYARPHGPRRPVVCVDEGGKRLIGEARPPPPTRPGSTAKEDYEYVRHGMADLFMAFEPLAGRRRVEVTERKTKADFARLLKRVADEWHPEAERVALVMDNLSTHRPAVLYEAFEPAEARRILGRLEFVYTPKHGSWLNVAECELSVLARQRLDRRIPDMGALRREVAAWEADRNAAAVKVDWQFTTADARVKLKRLYPALETVNSGVADH; this is translated from the exons ATGGCCCTGAAGGACAAGCGCCTCGTCCGGTTGACCGACGCTCAGCGGGCGCAGCTGGAGAAGATGACCGCCGGGGGCCGCCACGCCGCGGCCGCCCTCGTCCACGCCCGCATCCTGCTCAAGGCCGACGTCGGCCCCGGCGGTCCCGGATGGGGCGACGCCGCGATCGCCGAGGCCGTCGAGTGCTCGGAGGGCACGGTCGCCCGCGTCCGCAAGCGGTTCGCCGAGGGCGGGTTCGAAGCGGCCGTCCACCGCAGGAAGCCGACCGGCCGACAATACCGCAAGCTCGACGGGGCCCAGGAGGCGCGGCTCGTCGCCCTGGCCTGCTCGGCACCGCCCGACGGCAAGGCCCGCTGGACGCTGAAGATGCTGGCCGACCGGCTCGTCGAAGTCGAAGCGGTGGACGCCGTCAGCGACGAGACGGTACGCCGGGTCCTCAAAAAAACGCGCC CGAAGCCCTGGCTGAAGCAGCAGTGGGTGATCCCGCCCAAGGCGGACGCCGAGTTCGTCCGCGCGATGGAGGGCGTGCTGGAGGTCTACGCCCGCCCGCACGGCCCGAGGCGGCCGGTGGTCTGCGTCGACGAGGGCGGCAAGCGGCTGATCGGCGAAGCCCGGCCGCCGCCGCCCACCCGACCGGGCAGCACCGCCAAGGAGGACTACGAGTACGTCCGCCACGGCATGGCCGACCTCTTCATGGCCTTCGAGCCGCTGGCCGGCAGGCGGCGGGTCGAGGTGACCGAGAGGAAGACCAAGGCCGACTTCGCCCGGCTGCTGAAGCGGGTCGCCGACGAGTGGCACCCGGAGGCAGAGCGGGTCGCGCTGGTGATGGACAACCTGAGCACGCACAGGCCGGCCGTCCTGTACGAGGCGTTCGAGCCGGCCGAGGCGCGGCGGATCCTGGGCCGCCTGGAGTTCGTCTACACGCCCAAGCACGGCAGCTGGCTGAACGTGGCGGAGTGCGAGCTGTCGGTCCTGGCCCGGCAGCGTCTCGACCGCCGCATCCCCGACATGGGGGCTCTCAGGCGGGAGGTGGCGGCCTGGGAGGCCGACCGGAACGCGGCCGCCGTGAAGGTCGACTGGCAGTTCACGACGGCGGACGCCCGGGTCAAGCTCAAGCGGCTGTACCCGGCCCTGGAAACCGTAAACTCAGGTGTGGCGGACCACTAG
- a CDS encoding SDR family oxidoreductase, with protein MKTALITGAGSGFGLEVAMRLAEKGFDVIASVEIYAQVQTLKREAAARGVGLRVEKLDVTDEGDRRKALGWDVEILVNNAGVLEGGSVVDIPAANMRREFEVNVIGPLLLTQGIARQMVKRGRGRIVWVSSREGINVNPFTGIYSASKHAVEAIAETMSLELREFGIEVATINPGPFLTGFNDRGFETWKSWEDEPSERLFDYSKLAFPRAQFDPEPVYATMTAVAAGEVDTYRNLEPKSMIPETKANIEAVWDKKIKDGLGTRPPSLQKSYEMKPETPAAVDPGP; from the coding sequence ATGAAAACCGCGCTGATCACGGGAGCGGGGTCCGGGTTCGGGCTTGAGGTCGCGATGCGGCTCGCGGAGAAGGGCTTCGACGTCATCGCCTCGGTCGAGATCTACGCTCAGGTGCAGACCCTGAAACGCGAAGCCGCGGCGCGCGGGGTCGGCCTTCGGGTCGAGAAGCTCGACGTCACCGACGAAGGCGATCGCAGGAAGGCATTGGGGTGGGACGTGGAGATCCTCGTGAACAACGCCGGGGTCCTGGAAGGTGGATCCGTCGTCGACATCCCGGCCGCCAACATGCGTCGTGAATTCGAGGTGAATGTCATCGGGCCGCTCCTGTTGACCCAGGGCATCGCCAGGCAGATGGTCAAGCGAGGCCGGGGGAGGATCGTGTGGGTGTCGTCCCGGGAGGGCATCAATGTCAACCCATTCACCGGGATCTACTCGGCGTCCAAGCACGCCGTCGAGGCCATCGCGGAGACCATGAGCCTGGAACTCCGGGAATTCGGGATCGAGGTGGCGACCATCAACCCGGGCCCGTTCCTGACCGGCTTCAACGATCGCGGGTTCGAGACTTGGAAGAGCTGGGAGGATGAACCCTCCGAAAGGCTCTTCGACTACTCGAAACTCGCATTCCCCCGGGCGCAGTTCGATCCCGAGCCGGTGTACGCCACCATGACCGCCGTCGCGGCGGGCGAGGTCGACACCTACCGCAATCTCGAGCCCAAGTCGATGATCCCCGAGACGAAGGCCAACATCGAAGCCGTCTGGGACAAGAAGATCAAGGACGGCCTCGGCACCAGGCCGCCGAGCCTCCAGAAGTCTTACGAGATGAAGCCGGAGACCCCCGCCGCTGTTGATCCCGGGCCTTGA
- the mdlC gene encoding benzoylformate decarboxylase, with protein MPTVTDRCFEVFRSAGMTTMFGNPGSTEEPFLMNFPDDCRYVLGLHEASVVNMAVGYALAGDRAALVNLHTAAGMGNAMGAIINAHHAKAPLVITAGQQHRAMELIEPFLWGRQVEMVRPYVKWSYEPHRAVDVPAALARAYHTAMSAPRGPVFVSICMDDLEQECPALTGRAVAGGPVPGPAAIQSIAAALGEGRRIAIVAGEELDDPDTWPRTIALAERLNAAVFGPPENFRGGFPTGHRLFHGFLPPAIKPLADRLEGFDTLLILGTRVFAYYPYAPGSYLPPGLRAFHVTSDPSEAARAPFGDAAIGCARAAVRQLLDLVAEAGRPDPPPAPTPPPADPSVPITAAFVYKTLADAMPPHAVLVEESLSSLATNQKLIPRDEPGGFYCSGNGILGSALPMAVGVKLARPDRPVVCVLGDGATQYSVQGFWTAAREKLPIVFLVIDNAEYAILKAFANYLHTPGVPGLDLGAIDFAGLAAGYGLAYRPVDRPDRLAPTLQEAFGLEGPSLVHVRIDPAVPPLIG; from the coding sequence ATGCCGACCGTGACCGATCGCTGCTTCGAGGTCTTCCGGTCCGCCGGGATGACGACCATGTTCGGCAACCCGGGCTCGACCGAGGAGCCGTTCCTGATGAACTTCCCGGACGATTGCCGGTACGTCCTCGGGCTTCACGAGGCGAGCGTGGTCAACATGGCCGTCGGCTACGCCCTGGCGGGCGACCGCGCGGCCCTGGTGAACCTTCACACGGCGGCCGGGATGGGCAACGCGATGGGGGCGATCATCAATGCCCACCACGCCAAGGCCCCGCTGGTCATCACCGCCGGCCAGCAGCACCGGGCGATGGAGCTCATCGAGCCGTTCCTCTGGGGCCGCCAGGTGGAGATGGTGCGCCCGTACGTCAAGTGGTCCTACGAGCCGCACCGCGCCGTCGACGTGCCCGCCGCGCTGGCCCGGGCCTACCACACCGCGATGAGCGCCCCGCGCGGGCCGGTCTTCGTCTCGATCTGCATGGACGACCTGGAGCAGGAATGCCCGGCCCTCACCGGCCGAGCCGTCGCGGGAGGGCCGGTGCCCGGTCCGGCGGCCATCCAGTCCATCGCCGCGGCCCTGGGCGAAGGCCGACGCATCGCCATCGTCGCGGGCGAAGAGCTGGACGACCCCGACACGTGGCCCCGGACGATCGCCCTGGCCGAACGGCTGAATGCGGCGGTCTTCGGGCCCCCGGAGAACTTCCGCGGCGGATTCCCGACCGGCCACCGGCTCTTCCACGGCTTCCTCCCTCCCGCGATCAAGCCGCTGGCCGACCGCCTCGAAGGCTTCGACACGCTCTTGATCCTGGGGACGCGGGTGTTCGCCTATTATCCTTACGCCCCCGGCTCCTATCTGCCCCCGGGCCTTCGCGCCTTCCACGTCACGAGCGACCCGTCCGAGGCGGCGCGGGCCCCGTTCGGCGACGCCGCCATCGGCTGCGCCCGTGCGGCCGTGAGGCAGCTCCTGGACCTGGTGGCCGAAGCCGGTCGGCCCGATCCGCCGCCCGCCCCGACGCCGCCGCCGGCCGATCCGTCCGTGCCGATCACCGCGGCTTTCGTCTACAAGACCCTGGCGGACGCGATGCCTCCCCACGCCGTGCTCGTCGAGGAGAGCCTCTCCAGCCTGGCGACCAACCAGAAGCTCATCCCCCGCGACGAGCCGGGCGGCTTCTATTGCTCGGGCAACGGCATCCTCGGCTCGGCCTTGCCCATGGCCGTAGGGGTCAAGCTGGCCCGCCCCGATCGTCCGGTCGTCTGCGTCCTCGGCGACGGCGCGACCCAGTATTCCGTCCAGGGTTTCTGGACGGCCGCCCGGGAGAAGCTGCCCATCGTCTTCCTGGTGATTGACAATGCGGAGTACGCGATCCTCAAGGCGTTCGCCAACTACCTGCACACGCCCGGAGTGCCCGGCCTGGACCTCGGAGCGATCGACTTCGCCGGCCTCGCGGCGGGGTATGGCCTGGCGTATCGCCCGGTCGACCGGCCCGATCGCCTCGCTCCGACCCTGCAAGAAGCATTCGGCCTGGAAGGCCCGAGCCTCGTGCACGTCCGGA
- a CDS encoding lactate utilization protein B: MSRPVDAAANAALFIADPAHQETHDRLVWGMRQHRDKAVAAIPEWERLRDLASKLKEHTLTHLDRYLEQFEANATKRGAQVHWARDAAEHNEIVAQIFLDRGARRIVKSKSMLQEECGMMPYLAGRGLEVVESDLGERIQQLDHEGPSHIFVPAIHKLRTDVAALFAKNLGTDPDDSEPHHLAEAMRQNARPKFLRADAGMTGANFAVAETGGFVVCTNEGNADIGATLPKLHVASVGIEKLVPRARDLGVFVRLLARSGLGSAMTQYTSHFHGPKPGGELHIVLVDNTRSARLGSPEFWEVLKCIRCGACMNTCPVYRRSGGLAYGATYSGPIGVILDPGFDHRKYGELPFHSTLCGSCTEVCPVKIDVSGQIAKWRRVIASEGLMAPGESIGMKALGATLAHPATFHAAEAIGLAAIAHLPRAVVDNPLNPWTKHREMPTPPAETFRSWHERNRGGA, encoded by the coding sequence ATGAGTCGGCCCGTCGACGCCGCCGCGAACGCCGCCTTGTTCATCGCCGACCCGGCGCACCAGGAGACGCACGACAGGCTGGTCTGGGGGATGCGCCAGCACCGGGATAAGGCCGTGGCCGCCATCCCCGAGTGGGAACGCCTCCGCGACCTCGCCTCGAAGCTCAAGGAGCATACGCTCACCCACCTCGACCGCTATCTGGAGCAGTTCGAGGCCAACGCCACGAAGCGAGGCGCCCAGGTCCACTGGGCCCGCGACGCCGCCGAGCACAACGAGATCGTCGCGCAGATTTTCCTGGATCGCGGGGCCAGGCGGATCGTCAAGAGCAAGTCGATGCTCCAGGAGGAATGCGGCATGATGCCGTACCTCGCCGGGCGCGGCCTCGAAGTCGTGGAGTCGGACCTCGGCGAGCGCATCCAGCAGCTCGACCATGAGGGGCCGAGCCACATCTTCGTGCCGGCGATCCACAAGCTGCGGACCGACGTGGCGGCCCTCTTCGCCAAGAACCTGGGGACCGACCCGGACGACTCCGAGCCGCACCACCTCGCCGAGGCGATGCGGCAGAACGCCCGGCCGAAGTTCCTCAGGGCGGATGCCGGGATGACCGGCGCCAACTTCGCGGTGGCCGAGACCGGCGGGTTCGTCGTCTGCACCAACGAGGGGAACGCCGACATCGGGGCGACCCTGCCCAAGCTCCACGTCGCCAGCGTCGGGATCGAGAAGCTGGTCCCCCGGGCCCGCGACCTCGGCGTCTTCGTCCGCCTGCTGGCGCGGAGCGGCCTCGGCTCGGCGATGACCCAGTACACGTCGCATTTCCACGGGCCCAAGCCGGGCGGCGAGCTCCATATCGTCCTGGTCGACAACACGAGGAGCGCCCGCCTGGGGTCGCCCGAGTTCTGGGAGGTCCTCAAGTGCATCCGCTGCGGGGCCTGCATGAACACCTGCCCGGTCTATCGGCGCAGCGGCGGCCTGGCCTACGGGGCGACCTACTCGGGGCCGATCGGCGTGATCCTCGACCCGGGGTTCGACCACCGCAAGTACGGCGAGCTCCCCTTCCACTCGACGCTCTGCGGGTCGTGCACCGAGGTCTGCCCGGTAAAGATCGACGTGTCGGGCCAGATCGCCAAGTGGCGTCGGGTGATCGCCTCGGAAGGCCTGATGGCGCCGGGCGAGTCGATCGGGATGAAGGCCCTGGGGGCGACCCTGGCCCATCCGGCGACGTTCCACGCCGCCGAGGCGATCGGCCTGGCGGCCATCGCGCACCTGCCGAGGGCTGTGGTCGACAACCCGCTCAACCCCTGGACCAAGCACCGCGAGATGCCCACGCCGCCGGCCGAGACGTTCCGATCGTGGCACGAGCGGAATCGAGGTGGCGCATGA
- a CDS encoding LysR substrate-binding domain-containing protein translates to MELRQIRYFLAVAEAKHFTKAAQALGISQSTLSAQVKELERDLGTPLFDRTGRAVRFSEAGKAFLEHAYRTLRDAEAGRDAVKAILAADIGHLRVGVTHCFGTRLMPEIVADFIRRHPGVSLLITNTSGPAIRNGVASGRFDLGISYTMTDAKEVDLEPWLDDELVLVCPTGHPLAGRGSIRFAELHGEPLILTDIDCTSRLRLDEVMEEREISPKIMLEINDTNTILETVRRGAYATIMPRQAVLAIEGIEVIPMIEPNVAMPIAIIWPINIPRTSAMLAFRTSILQVEPLKFPPRS, encoded by the coding sequence TTGGAACTGCGCCAGATCCGCTACTTCCTCGCCGTCGCCGAGGCGAAACACTTCACCAAGGCGGCCCAGGCGCTGGGCATCTCGCAGTCGACCCTCTCGGCCCAGGTCAAGGAGCTGGAACGCGACCTGGGAACCCCCCTGTTCGATCGGACCGGGAGAGCGGTCCGCTTTTCCGAGGCGGGCAAGGCGTTCCTGGAGCACGCCTACCGGACGCTCCGCGACGCCGAGGCGGGCCGCGACGCGGTCAAGGCGATACTTGCCGCCGACATCGGCCATCTGCGCGTCGGGGTAACGCATTGCTTCGGCACGCGCCTGATGCCCGAAATCGTCGCCGATTTCATTCGCCGGCATCCTGGTGTGAGCCTGCTGATCACCAATACAAGCGGGCCAGCCATCCGCAACGGGGTCGCCTCGGGTCGCTTCGACCTCGGCATCTCCTACACGATGACGGATGCCAAGGAAGTCGACCTAGAGCCCTGGTTGGACGACGAGCTCGTGCTGGTCTGCCCGACGGGCCATCCGCTCGCCGGCCGGGGATCGATCCGCTTCGCCGAACTCCACGGCGAGCCGCTGATCCTCACCGACATCGACTGCACGAGTCGCCTCCGGCTCGACGAGGTCATGGAGGAGCGTGAGATCAGTCCGAAGATCATGCTCGAGATCAACGACACGAACACCATCCTCGAAACCGTCCGTCGAGGAGCTTACGCGACGATCATGCCTCGTCAGGCCGTCCTAGCCATCGAGGGGATCGAGGTGATCCCGATGATCGAGCCGAATGTCGCCATGCCCATCGCCATCATATGGCCGATCAACATCCCACGAACTTCGGCCATGCTTGCGTTCCGAACGTCCATCCTCCAGGTCGAACCCCTGAAGTTTCCACCTCGGAGCTAG
- a CDS encoding LutC/YkgG family protein — protein sequence MTARETILATVRANLPKPAVSMPEVPTSTDHSGTEGGVGWRRSLDDLGEVHDFPDEGESPVPYFRRHLDAMGGRSFEVADAAAARAKVAELFPDAKVVCSAADEVPGTRRIADVVDPHDLADVDVGIVRSRLGVAEAGAVWLSGTDLVVDALGVLAQHLVVLLDPSAVVPTLHDAYGARLDLASSPYGVFMAGPSATADIEGVVIYGAQGARTMTILLLAADATGEI from the coding sequence ATGACCGCCCGCGAGACGATCCTGGCCACGGTCCGCGCCAACCTGCCCAAGCCGGCGGTCTCCATGCCCGAGGTGCCGACGTCCACGGATCACTCCGGGACCGAAGGGGGCGTCGGCTGGCGCCGGAGCCTGGACGACCTCGGCGAGGTGCATGACTTCCCCGACGAGGGGGAGTCGCCCGTCCCCTACTTCCGACGTCACCTGGACGCGATGGGGGGCCGGTCGTTCGAGGTGGCCGACGCCGCCGCCGCCCGGGCGAAGGTCGCCGAACTCTTCCCCGACGCCAAGGTCGTCTGCTCGGCCGCGGATGAGGTCCCCGGGACCCGGCGGATCGCCGACGTCGTTGATCCTCACGACCTGGCCGACGTCGACGTTGGCATCGTCCGGAGCCGGCTCGGCGTGGCCGAGGCGGGGGCGGTTTGGCTCTCCGGTACCGACCTGGTCGTCGACGCGCTGGGCGTCCTCGCGCAGCACCTGGTCGTCCTGCTCGACCCGTCGGCGGTCGTGCCGACGCTCCACGACGCCTACGGCGCGCGCCTCGACCTGGCGAGCAGCCCCTACGGCGTGTTCATGGCAGGGCCGTCGGCCACCGCCGACATCGAGGGGGTGGTCATCTACGGCGCGCAGGGTGCGCGAACCATGACCATCCTGCTCCTGGCCGCCGACGCAACCGGAGAAATCTGA
- a CDS encoding NAD-dependent succinate-semialdehyde dehydrogenase translates to MNSSTFSTINPATGRQVETFSFFTPTETEAALMRAERGYRTYRKLSVHQRARSLSDLAATLRENKAPLARLITTEMGKILAEAEAEVEKCAREADWYAEHGPQMLADAPAPTGSVDAYVSYLPLGPILAIMPWNFPIWQLTRMALPTLLAGNVVLVKHSPNTQGSSLEFERLMREAGFPEGVFQNLILKTEDVVDVINDPRVRGASVTGSVRAGSAVASEAGRVIKKTVMELGGSDAFIVCEDADIPGAVAAGIKGRFSNAGQVCLAAKRFILVGNIADEFEELFVEAARAIRVGDPMDPAMRMGPMARIDLRDSLHRQVEGSVAKGASVLCGGKPMEGDGAFYMPTVLGGVAEGMPAFDEETFGPVAAMTRVPDVDAAIVAANASQFGLSGNLWTSDVALARKIARDLDTGGVFINGVTASDPRVPVGGVKNSGYGRELSHFGAHAFVNAQTVWIENS, encoded by the coding sequence ATGAATTCATCCACATTTTCTACCATAAATCCGGCCACGGGTCGGCAAGTCGAAACATTCTCGTTTTTCACACCAACGGAGACGGAAGCCGCGCTCATGCGCGCCGAGCGGGGCTACCGGACGTATCGGAAACTATCCGTGCACCAGCGTGCGCGGTCCCTCTCGGATCTCGCCGCGACACTGAGGGAGAACAAGGCCCCGCTCGCGAGATTGATCACGACCGAGATGGGCAAGATCCTCGCGGAAGCGGAAGCCGAGGTGGAGAAGTGCGCGCGGGAAGCGGATTGGTATGCCGAGCACGGGCCGCAGATGCTCGCGGATGCACCCGCGCCGACGGGCAGCGTCGACGCCTACGTCTCGTATCTGCCGCTCGGGCCGATCCTGGCCATCATGCCGTGGAATTTCCCGATATGGCAGCTGACTCGGATGGCCCTCCCGACGCTGCTGGCGGGCAACGTGGTCCTGGTGAAGCACTCGCCCAACACGCAGGGCAGTTCGCTCGAGTTCGAACGACTGATGCGTGAGGCCGGCTTCCCTGAAGGGGTGTTCCAGAATCTGATCCTTAAGACGGAAGATGTCGTCGACGTCATCAATGATCCGCGAGTCCGGGGGGCGTCCGTCACGGGGAGCGTTCGGGCCGGTTCCGCGGTCGCCTCCGAGGCCGGGAGGGTGATCAAGAAGACGGTCATGGAGTTGGGCGGCTCCGATGCATTCATCGTCTGCGAAGATGCGGACATTCCCGGGGCCGTCGCGGCGGGCATCAAGGGGCGCTTCAGCAACGCCGGTCAGGTTTGCCTCGCCGCGAAACGGTTCATCCTGGTGGGGAATATCGCCGACGAGTTCGAGGAGTTGTTCGTCGAGGCGGCGAGGGCGATCCGAGTCGGCGACCCGATGGATCCCGCGATGCGGATGGGACCGATGGCACGGATCGACCTGCGTGACTCCCTGCATCGGCAGGTCGAAGGCAGCGTCGCGAAGGGCGCGAGCGTGCTGTGCGGGGGCAAGCCGATGGAAGGGGATGGGGCATTCTACATGCCCACGGTGCTGGGCGGGGTGGCCGAGGGGATGCCTGCCTTCGACGAAGAGACATTCGGCCCAGTCGCGGCGATGACCCGCGTCCCGGACGTCGATGCGGCCATCGTCGCGGCCAATGCGAGCCAGTTCGGCCTGAGCGGCAATCTCTGGACCAGTGACGTCGCCTTGGCCCGCAAGATCGCCCGTGACCTCGATACCGGGGGAGTCTTCATCAATGGCGTCACGGCGTCGGATCCTCGGGTCCCGGTCGGCGGCGTCAAGAACAGCGGCTATGGCCGGGAGCTCTCTCATTTCGGCGCCCACGCCTTCGTGAATGCGCAAACCGTCTGGATCGAAAACTCTTGA
- a CDS encoding NAD(P)-dependent oxidoreductase, which translates to MSKVAVLGLGAMGSRMAANLLKAGHELTVWNLVPEAAKDLASSGAKTAASPREAAAGNEFVLTMVRDDEASRQVWLDPANGALAGMEPGAVAIESSTLTPAWVRELGDAFSKAGIALLEAPVAGSTPQAEDARLIFLIGGDPETMKRAEPLLKALGSGIHHAGPLGAGALAKLVTNTLMGVQSATIAEMIGMLKRQRVDPKRVLDAVAGTAMWNPHLTSDTESMLSGNFEAHFPIKLLEKDLGYTVTTAGGSASAPIASAASGVFQRAIDEKLGDLNMTAVVKLFDKAP; encoded by the coding sequence ATGAGCAAAGTCGCAGTTCTCGGGCTGGGCGCGATGGGCTCGCGCATGGCGGCCAACCTGCTGAAGGCGGGTCACGAACTCACGGTCTGGAACCTGGTGCCGGAGGCCGCCAAGGACCTGGCCTCCTCGGGCGCGAAGACGGCGGCTTCCCCCCGCGAAGCGGCGGCAGGCAACGAGTTCGTCCTGACGATGGTCCGCGATGATGAGGCCTCGCGACAGGTCTGGCTGGATCCGGCGAACGGTGCCCTGGCGGGAATGGAGCCGGGGGCCGTCGCCATCGAGAGTTCCACGCTGACCCCCGCGTGGGTCCGCGAACTCGGCGATGCCTTCAGCAAGGCCGGGATCGCACTGTTGGAAGCACCGGTGGCCGGCAGCACTCCGCAGGCGGAGGACGCCCGGCTGATATTCCTGATCGGGGGCGATCCGGAGACGATGAAGCGGGCGGAGCCGCTGCTCAAGGCCCTCGGTTCCGGCATCCACCATGCGGGGCCGCTGGGCGCCGGGGCGCTGGCGAAGCTGGTCACGAATACGCTCATGGGCGTCCAGTCGGCGACCATCGCGGAGATGATCGGCATGCTGAAGCGGCAGCGTGTCGACCCGAAGCGGGTCCTGGACGCCGTGGCGGGCACGGCGATGTGGAACCCGCACCTGACGAGCGACACGGAATCGATGCTGAGCGGCAACTTCGAAGCGCATTTCCCGATCAAGCTCCTCGAGAAGGACCTCGGCTACACGGTGACGACCGCGGGCGGGAGTGCGTCGGCGCCGATCGCGAGCGCGGCGAGCGGCGTCTTCCAGAGGGCGATCGACGAGAAGCTGGGTGATCTCAACATGACCGCCGTCGTGAAGCTGTTCGACAAGGCGCCTTGA
- a CDS encoding (Fe-S)-binding protein yields the protein MNIGLFVPCYVDALFPEVAIATLELLEGLGIDVGYPADQTCCGQPMANSGCQPESAATEAHFAACFRDFETVVGPSGSCVHHVRFHLDATEQTSEVVRVRRAVRELVEFLHDDLKVGAFPRARFPHKVGLHDSCTAIRGLGHCRSSEHPTRPAFSKTRDLLAKVEGLALVEIDRPDECCGFGGSFCVTDEAVSSKMGEDRVRDFHRHGAEYIASADMSCLLHMKGIIDRLGLPLKVIHVAQILNGGPA from the coding sequence ATGAATATCGGCCTGTTCGTCCCATGCTACGTGGACGCCCTGTTCCCGGAAGTCGCAATTGCCACCCTCGAGCTGCTCGAAGGGCTGGGCATCGACGTGGGCTACCCGGCCGATCAGACCTGCTGCGGCCAGCCGATGGCCAACAGCGGCTGCCAGCCCGAGTCGGCGGCGACCGAAGCCCATTTCGCCGCCTGTTTCCGCGACTTCGAAACGGTCGTCGGCCCGTCGGGGAGCTGCGTCCATCACGTCCGGTTCCACCTCGACGCGACCGAGCAGACGTCCGAGGTCGTCCGGGTCCGGAGGGCCGTCCGCGAGCTGGTCGAGTTCCTCCACGACGACCTGAAGGTCGGCGCATTTCCCCGTGCGAGGTTCCCCCACAAGGTCGGCCTGCACGACAGTTGCACGGCGATCCGGGGGCTCGGACATTGCCGGTCCTCGGAACACCCGACACGGCCGGCCTTCTCCAAGACGCGGGACCTGCTGGCGAAGGTCGAGGGCCTGGCGCTCGTCGAGATCGACCGGCCCGACGAGTGCTGCGGGTTCGGCGGCAGCTTCTGCGTGACCGACGAGGCGGTCTCGTCGAAGATGGGCGAGGACCGCGTCCGCGACTTCCACCGCCACGGGGCCGAGTACATCGCCTCGGCCGACATGTCGTGCCTGCTGCACATGAAGGGGATCATCGACCGGCTCGGCCTCCCCTTGAAGGTGATCCACGTCGCCCAGATCCTCAACGGAGGCCCCGCATGA
- a CDS encoding putative quinol monooxygenase has product MSDNTGENYPGDGMSLPPFPNPSPDWSQDDPSHPGFVVIGLNDTPGQKAYYIHMEAKPGKEELLLAFLQDIHDGIDKEPLTGPWFALRYSKTTFGIFEAFPNSQARHDHDNGPGGQNFFTRPELLHDLLAYPAQLHRLDILHGKFGVMLGQPVKPA; this is encoded by the coding sequence ATGAGCGACAACACAGGCGAGAACTATCCTGGCGACGGAATGAGCCTCCCCCCGTTTCCAAACCCCAGTCCGGACTGGTCGCAGGACGACCCGTCCCACCCGGGCTTCGTCGTCATCGGCCTCAACGACACGCCCGGACAGAAGGCCTACTACATCCACATGGAGGCCAAGCCGGGCAAGGAGGAGCTGCTCCTGGCCTTCCTTCAGGACATCCACGATGGGATCGACAAAGAGCCGCTGACCGGACCTTGGTTCGCCCTGCGCTATTCGAAGACGACGTTCGGCATCTTCGAAGCCTTCCCGAACTCCCAGGCCAGGCACGACCATGATAATGGCCCGGGCGGCCAGAACTTCTTCACTCGCCCCGAACTCCTCCATGATCTGTTGGCCTACCCGGCGCAGCTTCACCGGCTCGACATCCTTCATGGAAAGTTCGGGGTCATGCTGGGCCAGCCAGTCAAGCCCGCCTGA